The Vibrio sp. 10N DNA window CAGAAAACGCGGCATTTGCAGAGAAAGCAGCAAGCTCTTCACAGCCATTGGTACTGGTTGTACTGGCGACAGACGAGAAACCTCAATCTGTTGCAGAAGGCTTCCTAAAACTGCAACTTATCTCAAACCGTCTTGTACAGCCTCACGGTACGGTACTTGATGGCATCTTCGGTCTACTTCACAACATCGCTTGGACTAACCAAGGTGCAATCGATCTTCCAGAGCTGGCTGAGCGTCAAATCGAAGCGCGTCTAGCAGGCGAAACACTGACTGTCGATTGTGTAGACAAGTTCCCTAAAATGGTTGATTACGTGGTTCCAACAGGCGTTCGTATCGCGGATACGTCTCGCGTACGTCTTGGTGCTCATGTTGGCGAAGGCACAACAGTTATGCACGAAGGCTTCATCAACTTCAACGCGGGCACAACTGGCGTGAGCATGGTTGAAGGTCGTATCTCTGCAGGTGTTGTAGTTGGTAACGGCTCAGACATCGGTGGCGGCGCGTCTATCATGGGTACGCTATCTGGTGGTGGTACAGTTGTGGTATCTATCGGCGAAAACTCGCTACTAGGTGCGAACGCAGGTCTTGGTTTCCCACTAGGCGATCGTTGTACTGTTGAGTCTGGTCTTTACGTAACCGCTGGCTCTAAAGTACGTATGCTGGACGCATCTGGTGCGGAAGTTGAAATTGTGAAAGCGCGCGACCTAGCTGGTAAGCCGGATCTTCTGTTCCGCCGCAACTCAGTAACAGGCCAGATTGAATGTCTGACCAACAAAACAGCTGTTGAGCTGAACAGCGAGCTTCATAGCAACAACTAATTCTCGGTTGCTGGAGAGCTAATGCCCTCAAACAAAAAACCTCAGTCCAACTCTTGGTACTGAGGTTTT harbors:
- the dapD gene encoding 2,3,4,5-tetrahydropyridine-2,6-dicarboxylate N-succinyltransferase; this translates as MAAFSIAFGTATKNRDGKIIEAFFPHPRLNPSDALIAAVAEVSGYAEGNQAIEISAAQSAALATAFSSNDDAENAAFAEKAASSSQPLVLVVLATDEKPQSVAEGFLKLQLISNRLVQPHGTVLDGIFGLLHNIAWTNQGAIDLPELAERQIEARLAGETLTVDCVDKFPKMVDYVVPTGVRIADTSRVRLGAHVGEGTTVMHEGFINFNAGTTGVSMVEGRISAGVVVGNGSDIGGGASIMGTLSGGGTVVVSIGENSLLGANAGLGFPLGDRCTVESGLYVTAGSKVRMLDASGAEVEIVKARDLAGKPDLLFRRNSVTGQIECLTNKTAVELNSELHSNN